A region from the Variovorax sp. RKNM96 genome encodes:
- a CDS encoding hybrid sensor histidine kinase/response regulator: MASSDPSADHTLGQRVLREHVASVYDTYIVSTLTHMAFVVVFGCIIYSQLRNLSLLFWIGGLVIADIYVFFTPRWTPLRPARESAYWARKISRMVTLVSMITAVVPWLIVPYDNLPMTSLLMAVIVGSCARAAQSLWPLKSALFGYTLPMSLGLITALAWQGDGLHLFLAAAGAAYLLLTLRAGIGQHRLLTESLMLRFENEALAARLGEQIAATERASEEKTRFLGTASHDLRQPLHAIALFGAALENELRDRPEGRNAERLMRAVNALGASLDTMLDVSRLDAGVITPVPQPVQLDALFLPLNHTFSARAEQKQLQLRVRASGLWVHSDPQLLHRMLSNLMDNALKYTAHGGVTVMARERGDSVWVEVRDTGIGIAPEQSGRIFEEFYQINNPGRDRSRGLGIGLSIVQRLSRLLGHPVQMHSRPGRGTHFRVVLPVARAQAGGLLPSFPSEAGEAQAPQRRIAPPLPGRVLLLDDELEIREAMVGLLRSHAIDALAVADEAGAAAALQKAHGEGRPFDLLLCDYRLADGVDGLDAGLRLSQAPGEGGADTPLLLITGETSPARLQRVRESQVPVLFKPVVAAALLQAMAELAAPKPVSRPSTIDA; encoded by the coding sequence GTGGCGTCCAGCGACCCGTCCGCCGACCACACCCTCGGCCAGCGGGTGCTGCGCGAGCATGTCGCCTCGGTCTACGACACCTACATCGTCTCGACGCTGACCCACATGGCGTTCGTGGTGGTGTTCGGCTGCATCATCTATTCGCAGCTGCGCAACCTGAGTCTGTTGTTCTGGATCGGCGGCCTGGTGATTGCCGATATCTACGTCTTCTTCACGCCGCGCTGGACCCCGTTGCGGCCCGCGCGGGAAAGCGCGTACTGGGCGCGCAAGATTTCCCGCATGGTCACGCTGGTCAGCATGATCACGGCGGTGGTGCCCTGGCTCATCGTGCCCTACGACAACCTGCCGATGACCTCGCTGCTGATGGCGGTGATCGTGGGCAGCTGCGCCCGGGCGGCGCAGTCGCTCTGGCCGCTGAAGTCGGCGCTCTTCGGCTACACGCTGCCGATGTCTCTGGGCCTGATCACCGCGCTGGCATGGCAGGGCGACGGGCTGCACCTTTTCCTGGCGGCGGCCGGTGCGGCCTACCTGCTGTTGACGCTGCGCGCGGGCATCGGCCAGCACAGGCTCCTGACCGAGTCGCTCATGCTGCGCTTCGAGAACGAGGCCCTGGCCGCACGGCTCGGCGAGCAGATCGCCGCCACCGAGCGCGCGAGCGAGGAAAAAACCCGCTTCCTCGGCACCGCCAGCCATGACCTGCGCCAGCCGCTGCACGCCATCGCGCTTTTCGGTGCCGCGCTCGAGAACGAGCTGCGCGACCGCCCCGAAGGCCGCAATGCCGAACGCCTGATGCGCGCGGTGAACGCGCTCGGCGCGTCGCTGGACACCATGCTCGACGTCTCGCGGCTCGATGCCGGCGTGATCACGCCGGTGCCGCAGCCGGTGCAACTGGACGCGCTGTTCCTGCCGCTCAATCACACCTTCTCGGCGCGCGCCGAGCAAAAACAGCTGCAGCTGCGCGTGCGCGCCAGCGGGCTGTGGGTGCACAGCGATCCGCAACTGCTGCACCGCATGCTGTCCAACCTGATGGACAACGCGCTCAAGTACACGGCCCACGGCGGCGTGACGGTGATGGCGCGCGAGCGCGGCGATTCGGTGTGGGTCGAGGTGCGCGACACCGGCATCGGCATCGCCCCCGAGCAGTCGGGCCGCATCTTCGAAGAGTTCTATCAGATCAACAATCCGGGCCGCGACCGCTCGCGGGGCCTGGGCATCGGCCTGTCGATCGTGCAACGGCTGTCGCGGCTGCTCGGCCATCCGGTGCAGATGCATTCGCGCCCGGGGCGCGGCACGCACTTTCGCGTCGTGCTGCCGGTCGCCCGTGCGCAGGCCGGCGGGCTGCTGCCTTCCTTTCCGTCCGAAGCGGGAGAAGCTCAGGCGCCGCAGCGCAGGATCGCGCCGCCGCTGCCGGGGCGCGTGCTGCTGCTGGACGACGAACTCGAGATCCGCGAGGCCATGGTGGGCCTCTTGCGCTCGCACGCGATCGATGCGCTCGCCGTGGCCGACGAGGCCGGTGCCGCCGCGGCCCTGCAAAAGGCCCATGGCGAAGGGCGCCCGTTCGATCTGCTGCTGTGCGACTACCGCCTGGCCGACGGCGTCGACGGCCTCGACGCCGGCCTGCGCCTGAGCCAGGCACCGGGCGAGGGCGGTGCCGACACCCCGCTGCTGCTGATCACCGGCGAGACCTCGCCCGCCCGCCTGCAGCGCGTGCGGGAATCGCAGGTGCCGGTGTTGTTCAAGCCGGTCGTGGCCGCCGCGCTGCTCCAGGCGATGGCGGAACTGGCCGCGCCGAAGCCGGTTTCCCGACCCTCGACGATCGATGCCTGA